In one Pseudomonas tensinigenes genomic region, the following are encoded:
- a CDS encoding NADP(H)-dependent aldo-keto reductase codes for MDYRQLGRTDLNVSAICLGTMTWGEQNTEAEAFAQIGRAKEAGINFIDTAEMYPVPPKAETYATTERYIGNYFKSRGDRADWILASKIAGPGNTIDYIRDKNLRHNRQHITAAVDASLERLQTDYIDLYQLHWPERSTNFFGQLGYKHKIEANLTPLEDTLEALDEQVKAGKIRHIGLSNETPWGTMRFLALAEARGWPRAVSIQNPYNLLNRSFEVGLAEIAIREQCGLLAYSPLAFGFLSGKYEGGARPPKGRLSLYSRFSRYFNAQSEAACSRYVALAREHGLDPAQMALSFVTQQPFVTSNIIGATTLEQLDSNIASFDLKLSDEVLAGIEAIHKDHPNPAP; via the coding sequence ATGGACTATCGCCAGCTAGGCCGTACCGACCTGAACGTGAGTGCAATCTGCCTCGGCACCATGACCTGGGGCGAGCAAAACACTGAAGCTGAAGCCTTCGCCCAGATCGGACGGGCCAAAGAAGCGGGGATCAATTTCATCGACACCGCCGAGATGTACCCGGTGCCGCCGAAAGCCGAAACCTATGCCACCACCGAGCGCTATATCGGCAATTACTTCAAAAGTCGCGGCGACCGGGCCGACTGGATCCTCGCCAGCAAGATCGCCGGCCCCGGCAACACCATCGACTACATCCGCGACAAAAACCTGCGCCACAACCGCCAGCACATTACCGCCGCGGTGGACGCCAGCCTCGAACGCCTGCAGACCGACTACATCGATCTGTATCAACTGCACTGGCCGGAGCGCAGCACCAACTTTTTCGGACAGCTGGGCTACAAACACAAGATCGAAGCCAACCTGACGCCGCTGGAAGACACCCTCGAAGCGCTCGACGAGCAGGTGAAGGCCGGCAAGATCCGTCACATCGGCCTGTCCAACGAAACCCCGTGGGGCACCATGCGTTTTCTGGCGCTGGCCGAAGCCCGTGGCTGGCCGCGTGCCGTGTCGATCCAGAACCCGTACAACCTGCTCAACCGCAGTTTTGAAGTCGGCCTGGCGGAAATCGCCATCCGCGAACAGTGCGGCCTGCTGGCCTATTCGCCGCTGGCGTTTGGTTTCCTCTCAGGCAAGTACGAGGGCGGCGCCCGCCCACCGAAAGGTCGCCTGAGCCTCTACAGCCGCTTCAGCCGCTATTTCAATGCGCAGTCGGAAGCAGCGTGCAGCCGTTATGTGGCGCTGGCCCGTGAACATGGTCTGGATCCGGCGCAAATGGCGCTGTCGTTTGTCACGCAGCAACCGTTTGTCACCAGCAACATCATTGGGGCGACGACGCTTGAGCAACTGGACAGCAACATCGCCAGCTTCGATCTGAAGCTTTCCGATGAGGTGCTGGCTGGGATTGAGGCGATTCACAAGGATCACCCGAACCCAGCGCCTTGA
- the petA gene encoding ubiquinol-cytochrome c reductase iron-sulfur subunit — MSNDGVNAGRRRFLVAATSVVGAAGALGAAVPFVGSWFPSAKAKAAGAPVKVNVSKIEPGQQMIAEWRGQPVFIVRRTEEILGNLKKIEGQLSDPTSKNSTQPTYVDPEVRSIKPEILLLIGICTHLGCSPTFRPEVAPADLGKDWVGGYFCPCHGSHYDLAGRVYKSQPAPLNLPVPPHSYETDDLIVIGVDTEKA; from the coding sequence ATGAGCAATGACGGCGTGAATGCAGGCCGGCGTCGCTTCTTGGTAGCAGCCACATCCGTGGTGGGTGCTGCAGGAGCGTTGGGGGCTGCGGTCCCGTTCGTGGGGTCATGGTTTCCCAGTGCCAAGGCGAAAGCCGCCGGTGCACCGGTGAAAGTGAATGTCAGCAAAATCGAGCCAGGACAGCAGATGATTGCTGAGTGGCGCGGCCAGCCGGTGTTCATTGTCCGCCGTACCGAGGAAATCCTGGGGAATCTCAAGAAGATCGAGGGCCAGCTCTCCGATCCAACCTCCAAAAACTCCACGCAACCCACCTATGTCGACCCTGAAGTGCGCTCGATCAAGCCGGAAATTCTGCTGCTGATCGGGATCTGCACGCACCTGGGTTGCTCGCCAACTTTCCGTCCCGAAGTGGCACCTGCGGATCTGGGCAAAGACTGGGTCGGTGGCTATTTCTGCCCTTGCCACGGTTCCCACTACGATCTGGCTGGCCGTGTCTACAAGTCGCAACCTGCGCCTTTGAACCTGCCAGTTCCCCCGCATTCCTATGAGACCGATGACCTGATTGTCATTGGCGTCGATACGGAGAAAGCGTGA
- the rplM gene encoding 50S ribosomal protein L13, with protein MKTFTAKPETVKRDWFVVDAAGQTLGRLATEIASRLRGKHKPEYTPHVDTGDYIVVINAEQIRVTGAKTTDKMYYSHSGFPGGIKSINFEKLIAKAPERVIETAVKGMLPKNPLGRDMYRKLKVYAGAAHPHTAQQPQELKF; from the coding sequence ATGAAAACTTTTACTGCTAAACCGGAAACAGTAAAGCGCGACTGGTTTGTCGTCGACGCTGCTGGTCAGACCCTGGGTCGTCTGGCCACCGAAATCGCGAGCCGTCTGCGTGGCAAGCACAAGCCTGAGTACACTCCTCACGTTGATACCGGCGACTACATCGTCGTAATCAATGCTGAGCAGATTCGTGTTACCGGTGCTAAAACCACTGACAAAATGTACTACTCCCACTCCGGTTTCCCGGGCGGCATCAAGTCGATCAACTTTGAAAAGCTGATCGCTAAAGCCCCTGAGCGCGTGATCGAGACCGCGGTTAAAGGCATGCTGCCTAAAAACCCACTGGGTCGCGACATGTACCGTAAGCTGAAAGTCTATGCGGGCGCTGCACACCCACATACTGCTCAGCAGCCCCAAGAACTGAAGTTTTAA
- a CDS encoding cytochrome b encodes MSKFMDWVDARFPATKMWEDHLSKYYAPKNFNFFYFFGSLALLVLVNQIVTGVWLTMSYTPSAEEAFASVEYIMRDVEYGSILRLLHSTGASAFFIVVYLHMFRGLLYGSYQKPRELVWVFGMLIYLALMAEAFMGYLLPWGQMSYWGAQVIISLFGAIPVIGNDLTQWIRGDYLISGITLNRFFALHVVALPIVILGLVVLHILALHEVGSNNPDGVDIKKHKDENGIPLDGIAFHPYYTVKDIVGVVVFLFIFCFIVFFFPEMGGYFLEKPNFEQANPFKTPEHIAPVWYFTPFYAILRAIPDKLMGVIAMGAAIAVLFVLPWLDRSPVKSMRYKGWMSKIWLLVFCISFVILGILGVLAPTPERTLLSQVCTFLYFAYFILMPFYTRLEKTKPVPERVTG; translated from the coding sequence ATGAGCAAATTCATGGATTGGGTTGATGCGCGCTTTCCTGCGACAAAAATGTGGGAAGACCATCTCAGCAAGTATTACGCGCCAAAAAACTTTAACTTCTTCTATTTCTTCGGCTCCCTGGCGCTGCTGGTTCTGGTAAATCAGATCGTCACCGGTGTCTGGTTGACGATGAGCTACACGCCGTCGGCAGAAGAAGCCTTCGCCTCCGTTGAATACATCATGCGTGACGTCGAGTACGGCTCGATCCTGCGTCTGCTGCACTCGACCGGCGCTTCGGCGTTCTTCATCGTGGTTTATCTGCACATGTTCCGGGGTCTGCTCTACGGCTCGTACCAGAAACCGCGTGAGCTGGTCTGGGTGTTCGGCATGCTGATTTACCTGGCGCTGATGGCCGAAGCCTTCATGGGTTATCTGCTGCCGTGGGGCCAGATGTCCTATTGGGGTGCTCAGGTGATCATCTCGCTGTTCGGTGCGATTCCGGTGATCGGCAACGACCTGACTCAGTGGATTCGTGGTGACTACCTGATCTCCGGGATCACCCTGAACCGCTTCTTTGCCTTGCACGTTGTCGCGCTGCCGATCGTGATTCTCGGCTTGGTGGTGCTGCATATTCTGGCGCTGCACGAAGTCGGTTCGAACAACCCTGACGGCGTCGACATCAAGAAGCACAAAGATGAAAACGGCATCCCGCTGGACGGCATTGCCTTCCACCCGTACTACACCGTGAAAGACATTGTCGGTGTTGTGGTGTTCCTGTTTATCTTCTGCTTCATTGTGTTCTTCTTCCCGGAAATGGGCGGCTATTTCCTCGAAAAACCAAACTTCGAGCAAGCCAACCCATTCAAGACGCCAGAGCATATTGCGCCGGTCTGGTACTTCACACCGTTCTACGCGATCCTGCGTGCGATCCCTGACAAACTCATGGGCGTTATCGCCATGGGGGCGGCGATTGCGGTGCTGTTCGTGCTGCCGTGGCTCGATCGCAGCCCGGTCAAGTCGATGCGCTACAAAGGCTGGATGAGCAAAATCTGGCTGCTGGTGTTCTGCATTTCGTTCGTGATTCTCGGCATTCTCGGTGTGCTTGCGCCGACGCCGGAGCGAACCTTGCTGTCGCAGGTTTGCACCTTCCTGTACTTCGCCTACTTCATTCTGATGCCGTTCTACACCCGGCTCGAGAAGACCAAACCGGTTCCGGAAAGGGTGACTGGCTGA
- the rpsI gene encoding 30S ribosomal protein S9 encodes MSATQNYGTGRRKTATARVFLRPGTGNISINNRSLENFFGRETARMVVRQPLELTETVEKFDIYVTVIGGGVSGQAGAIRHGITRALMDYDETLRGALRKAGFVTRDAREVERKKVGLRKARKRPQYSKR; translated from the coding sequence ATGTCGGCGACTCAAAATTACGGCACTGGCCGTCGCAAGACCGCAACCGCACGCGTTTTCCTGCGTCCGGGTACTGGTAACATCTCCATCAACAACCGTTCGCTGGAAAACTTCTTCGGCCGCGAAACTGCCCGCATGGTAGTTCGCCAGCCGCTGGAGCTGACTGAGACTGTCGAGAAGTTCGACATCTACGTCACCGTGATCGGCGGTGGTGTAAGTGGTCAAGCTGGCGCAATCCGCCACGGCATCACTCGCGCTCTGATGGACTACGACGAAACCCTGCGTGGCGCTCTGCGCAAAGCTGGCTTCGTTACTCGCGACGCCCGTGAAGTTGAACGTAAGAAAGTTGGTCTGCGTAAAGCGCGTAAGCGTCCGCAGTACTCGAAGCGTTAA
- a CDS encoding acyl-CoA dehydrogenase family protein produces the protein MIPRTLFSSEHELFRDSVRTFLEKEAVPFHAQWEKQGHIDRKLWNKAGEAGMLCSHLPEEYGGLGADFLYSAVVIEEVGRLGLTGIGFSLHSDIVAPYILHYGSEALKHKYLPKLVSGEMVTAIAMTEPGAGSDLQGVKTTAVLDGDEYVINGSKTFITNGFLADLVIVVAKTDPKAGAKGTSLFLVEANTPGFDKGKRLEKVGMKAQDTSELFFQDVRVPKENLLGQAGAGFAYLMQELPQERLTVAIGGLASAEAALQWTIDYTRDRKAFGKAIADFQNTRFKLAEMATEIQIGRVFVDRCLELHLQGKLDVPTAAMAKYWGTDLQCKVLDECVQLHGGYGFMWEYPVARAWADARVQRIYAGTNEIMKEIIARSL, from the coding sequence ATGATCCCCAGAACCTTGTTCAGCTCCGAGCACGAATTGTTCCGCGACAGCGTACGAACCTTCCTCGAAAAAGAGGCCGTGCCGTTCCATGCGCAATGGGAGAAACAAGGCCATATCGACCGCAAACTGTGGAACAAGGCGGGGGAGGCGGGGATGCTCTGCTCGCACCTGCCGGAAGAATATGGCGGGCTGGGGGCGGACTTTCTCTACAGCGCGGTCGTGATCGAAGAGGTCGGGCGACTGGGCCTGACCGGCATCGGCTTCTCGCTGCATTCGGACATTGTCGCGCCGTACATCCTGCATTACGGCAGCGAGGCGCTGAAGCACAAATACCTGCCGAAACTGGTTTCGGGCGAGATGGTCACGGCCATCGCCATGACTGAGCCCGGCGCGGGTTCCGATCTGCAGGGCGTCAAGACCACCGCCGTGCTGGACGGTGACGAATATGTGATCAACGGCTCGAAAACCTTCATTACCAACGGCTTTCTCGCGGACCTGGTGATCGTTGTTGCCAAGACCGATCCGAAGGCCGGGGCCAAGGGCACCAGTCTGTTTCTGGTCGAAGCGAATACGCCGGGCTTCGACAAGGGCAAGCGCCTGGAGAAGGTCGGCATGAAGGCGCAGGACACGTCGGAATTGTTCTTCCAGGACGTACGCGTGCCGAAGGAAAATTTACTGGGGCAGGCCGGGGCGGGGTTCGCTTATCTGATGCAGGAATTGCCGCAAGAGCGCCTGACCGTGGCGATTGGTGGCCTGGCTTCGGCAGAAGCAGCGTTGCAATGGACAATCGATTACACCCGTGATCGCAAGGCATTCGGCAAGGCGATCGCGGACTTCCAGAATACCCGCTTCAAACTGGCGGAAATGGCCACGGAAATTCAGATCGGTCGTGTGTTCGTTGATCGCTGTCTTGAGTTGCATCTGCAAGGCAAGCTCGACGTGCCGACGGCGGCGATGGCCAAGTACTGGGGCACCGACCTGCAATGCAAGGTGCTCGACGAGTGCGTGCAGTTGCATGGTGGCTACGGCTTCATGTGGGAATACCCGGTGGCCCGGGCGTGGGCGGATGCGCGGGTGCAACGGATCTATGCCGGCACCAATGAAATCATGAAGGAGATCATTGCGCGGTCGCTTTGA